From the Gemmatimonadota bacterium genome, one window contains:
- a CDS encoding serine/threonine protein kinase translates to MTDALLTDLKAALGEAYLIERELTGGGMSRVFVAREQALGREVVIKVLPPELAAGVNRERFRREVQLAARLSHPYIVPLLHAGEAGELLWFTMPFIAGESLRHRLEQQGPLPVRDTIVMLHDVVEALAYAHARGVVHRDIKPANILSDGQHAVVTDFGVAKALFAALPTGIAGHTTSGMAIGTPAYMAPEQLAADPAADHRVDIYAVGLLAYELLIGASPFSAPSPTATMTAQLTRTPESLHALRAEVPEALSVLIAHCLAKNPSERPADAQTVLRELDRIAGMMAADAHRETSGERTAVVVPKSRIPLGVAAVALLTVLSAAVYWAQIRNSPPPATPAAPNTVVVAGGRDSLEGGALIGKPMTRADSLKIAQQMWSELEMTRPTTARRMVVETTMVALPLDVQIATVDSILRARFGEMSRTRMPQPPTAPSATAVAPGAAVATIVGTAKPRRLVLVTAPRAPTTPELAALNAQVTQELARRVRGGTGWEVVVPEQSADRSVRNTSFEGADGMVLVQLAPGTNDSVDLRITVRNLAPGSAYGFNVVSSQDVYKPTTLEPFRETIFRASRMIEDFKRVPVGGTWQMDFNRTGRAPFDTTGGRRPSGPGGPREGFQPDTNFRPKYRPPQP, encoded by the coding sequence GTGACCGACGCCCTGCTCACCGACCTCAAAGCCGCCCTTGGCGAGGCCTACCTGATCGAGCGCGAACTCACCGGCGGCGGGATGAGCCGGGTGTTCGTGGCGCGCGAACAGGCGTTGGGGCGCGAGGTCGTGATCAAGGTGCTGCCACCCGAGTTGGCGGCTGGCGTCAATCGCGAGCGGTTCCGGCGCGAGGTGCAGTTGGCGGCGCGCCTCTCCCATCCGTACATCGTGCCCCTGCTCCACGCCGGCGAGGCGGGCGAGCTCCTCTGGTTCACGATGCCGTTCATCGCCGGCGAATCGCTTCGGCACCGCCTCGAGCAGCAGGGCCCGCTCCCGGTGCGCGACACGATCGTCATGCTGCACGACGTGGTCGAGGCGCTGGCGTATGCCCACGCCCGCGGCGTGGTCCATCGCGACATCAAGCCGGCCAACATCCTCTCCGACGGGCAGCACGCCGTGGTCACCGACTTCGGCGTGGCAAAGGCGCTCTTCGCCGCCTTGCCGACCGGGATCGCCGGGCACACCACGTCGGGGATGGCGATCGGCACGCCCGCCTACATGGCGCCGGAGCAACTCGCCGCCGATCCGGCCGCCGATCATCGCGTCGACATCTATGCGGTCGGTCTGCTTGCCTACGAATTGCTGATCGGCGCGAGCCCGTTCTCCGCACCTTCCCCCACGGCGACGATGACGGCGCAGCTCACGCGCACACCGGAGTCGCTGCACGCGCTCCGCGCCGAGGTGCCGGAAGCGCTCTCGGTGCTGATTGCGCACTGCCTCGCGAAGAATCCGAGCGAGCGGCCGGCCGATGCGCAGACCGTGCTGCGGGAGCTCGACCGCATCGCCGGGATGATGGCCGCCGACGCGCATCGCGAGACGTCGGGTGAACGGACGGCCGTCGTGGTGCCGAAGAGCCGGATTCCGCTTGGTGTGGCGGCCGTGGCACTGCTGACGGTGCTGAGCGCGGCGGTGTACTGGGCGCAGATTCGGAACTCGCCGCCACCGGCGACGCCCGCGGCACCGAACACGGTGGTGGTCGCCGGTGGCCGTGATTCGCTGGAGGGCGGGGCACTCATCGGCAAGCCGATGACGCGCGCCGATTCGCTCAAGATCGCGCAGCAGATGTGGAGCGAACTCGAGATGACTCGGCCCACCACGGCGCGACGCATGGTGGTCGAGACCACGATGGTTGCGCTCCCGCTCGACGTGCAGATTGCCACCGTCGACTCGATCCTGCGTGCGCGCTTCGGCGAAATGAGCCGCACCCGGATGCCGCAGCCACCGACTGCGCCCAGCGCGACGGCCGTCGCCCCAGGCGCCGCCGTGGCCACCATCGTGGGCACGGCCAAACCGCGCCGCCTGGTGCTGGTGACGGCGCCGCGCGCGCCCACGACGCCGGAACTCGCGGCGCTCAATGCGCAGGTGACACAGGAACTGGCCCGCCGGGTGCGCGGTGGCACCGGCTGGGAGGTCGTGGTGCCCGAGCAGAGCGCGGACCGAAGCGTCCGCAACACCAGCTTCGAAGGCGCCGACGGCATGGTGCTGGTCCAGTTGGCGCCGGGCACCAACGATTCCGTCGACCTGCGGATCACCGTCCGCAACCTCGCCCCGGGGTCGGCCTATGGCTTCAACGTCGTCTCGAGTCAGGACGTCTACAAGCCGACGACACTCGAGCCATTCCGCGAGACGATCTTCCGTGCCTCGCGGATGATCGAAGATTTCAAGCGGGTGCCGGTGGGCGGGACCTGGCAGATGGACTTCAATCGGACGGGCCGAGCGCCCTTCGATACCACGGGCGGGCGTCGGCCGAGCGGGCCCGGCGGGCCGCGCGAGGGATTCCAGCCGGACACCAACTTCCGGCCGAAGTACCGGCCACCCCAGCCGTGA
- a CDS encoding Ig-like domain-containing protein — protein MRRTTSAPTTPLPTPLRARRPARRLVAAALVLAACGGSPTGTAGVEVVVITPTTLSVGVGGIDSLSAIAIGAGGSAVTTPIVWRSLAPTIATVTGTGRVTGVIPGSAMVVASAGGKADTVEVQVYGALQAITVSIDRPVIKSSDTTRVRAIGRDVGGRIVPITPEWSVSDPTVAIVAPNGLVLGLRYDANTPIFASVDGISGFATVAVIPSEVKSVAIRPDTATISLGTTFLLRPTVIDEFDVEVTDRTVLWTSTNNDVITVTSAGQLLAVSPGSATVRATTGGKTGSATFTVLSIPQNVYQLEVTNQLMASVRLFVNDSQVVTLQENSSTALQLEKVASARIRWVIIRPKAGTAGEPLSETLATLTNPDGIVSLTIDNVINGSTYFTPFVRSLASDKFDVDMTLKDAAGPCGCPVSAAEPDRRFGYWRYGPGATMLLINAANPSLTIPVAVPPGAIEAGTGIWRTTILVGP, from the coding sequence ATGCGACGCACCACCTCCGCCCCGACGACGCCCCTGCCCACCCCACTCCGGGCCCGACGCCCTGCCCGACGTCTCGTGGCGGCAGCCCTGGTGCTCGCCGCGTGTGGCGGGTCACCCACCGGCACCGCGGGCGTCGAGGTGGTCGTCATCACCCCGACGACGCTCTCGGTCGGGGTGGGCGGGATCGACTCGCTCTCCGCGATCGCCATCGGCGCTGGCGGCAGTGCCGTCACCACCCCGATCGTCTGGCGCTCCCTCGCCCCGACCATCGCCACCGTGACCGGCACGGGCAGGGTGACCGGTGTCATTCCCGGGAGCGCGATGGTGGTCGCCTCGGCCGGTGGCAAGGCGGATACCGTCGAGGTGCAGGTCTACGGCGCACTGCAGGCGATCACCGTCAGCATCGACCGCCCCGTCATCAAGTCGAGTGACACCACCCGGGTCCGCGCCATCGGGCGGGACGTCGGCGGTCGCATCGTGCCGATCACCCCGGAATGGTCGGTCTCCGATCCGACCGTCGCGATCGTCGCGCCCAACGGCCTCGTGCTCGGCCTCCGCTACGACGCCAACACCCCGATCTTCGCGAGCGTGGATGGCATCAGCGGCTTCGCGACCGTCGCCGTGATTCCGTCCGAGGTGAAGAGCGTCGCCATTCGCCCCGACACCGCGACGATCTCGCTGGGGACCACCTTCCTGTTGCGACCGACCGTGATCGACGAATTCGACGTCGAGGTCACGGATCGAACCGTGCTGTGGACCTCGACCAACAACGATGTGATCACCGTCACCAGCGCGGGGCAACTGCTCGCCGTCTCGCCGGGCAGCGCCACGGTGCGCGCCACCACGGGCGGAAAGACCGGTTCGGCCACGTTCACGGTGCTGAGCATCCCGCAGAATGTCTATCAGCTCGAGGTGACCAATCAGCTGATGGCATCGGTGCGGCTCTTCGTGAACGACTCGCAGGTGGTGACGCTGCAGGAGAACTCGTCGACCGCGCTCCAGTTGGAGAAGGTGGCGAGCGCCCGCATTCGCTGGGTCATCATCCGGCCCAAGGCCGGCACGGCCGGCGAGCCGCTGTCGGAAACCCTCGCGACCCTGACCAACCCCGATGGCATCGTGAGCCTCACGATCGACAACGTCATCAACGGCTCGACGTACTTCACGCCGTTCGTCCGGTCGCTGGCGAGCGACAAGTTCGATGTGGACATGACGCTGAAGGATGCGGCGGGACCCTGCGGCTGTCCGGTGTCGGCCGCCGAACCGGACCGCCGCTTCGGCTACTGGCGGTATGGTCCGGGCGCGACGATGTTGCTGATCAACGCGGCAAATCCGTCGCTGACCATCCCGGTGGCAGTCCCACCTGGGGCCATCGAGGCGGGCACCGGCATCTGGCGCACCACGATCCTCGTCGGCCCGTGA
- a CDS encoding MliC family protein, producing MRRAPLALLLVAACAPKAASDAANPDSAKQAMMAPPPGASAAVFNCDDKTEIFALFATDSSGTGVVSLAIGDERVRLRQVPAASGARYADSTATFWNKGNEVTLERGGKTVTCTTAPTATEPPAPPAEKPAGSE from the coding sequence ATGCGCCGTGCCCCGCTTGCCCTGCTCCTCGTCGCCGCCTGTGCACCGAAGGCTGCCTCCGATGCCGCCAATCCCGATAGCGCCAAGCAGGCGATGATGGCACCGCCGCCGGGTGCGTCCGCGGCCGTCTTCAACTGCGACGACAAGACGGAGATCTTCGCCCTCTTTGCCACCGATTCGAGCGGCACCGGCGTCGTCTCCCTCGCGATCGGCGACGAGCGCGTGCGGTTGCGCCAGGTGCCGGCCGCCTCGGGAGCACGCTACGCCGACTCCACCGCGACCTTCTGGAACAAGGGGAACGAGGTGACCCTCGAGCGGGGTGGAAAGACGGTCACCTGCACCACCGCCCCGACGGCCACCGAGCCGCCCGCCCCGCCGGCCGAGAAGCCGGCCGGCAGCGAGTAA